A genomic segment from Halomonas sp. TA22 encodes:
- a CDS encoding GntR family transcriptional regulator, with the protein MAERKTRKNAPVTSNHRGEPRSEQAYRYIVEAIKDDTLPPGTRVREVDLAERIGLSRTPVREALNRLQLEGLVANDPARGMIITELDHGMISELYAMREVLEGTAAGLAARHASDVEIGFLREISERDAQLTEVADLVKNNKLFHGTLYRCAHNRYLLKMLHTLQESMMLLGRSTLAKPERQQIARAEHGAIIDALVQRDPAAAEQRAREHIREAYKVRLGAFFDSDR; encoded by the coding sequence ATGGCGGAACGCAAGACACGCAAGAACGCGCCGGTGACATCGAATCATCGTGGTGAGCCGCGCAGTGAGCAGGCCTACCGCTATATCGTCGAGGCAATCAAGGACGACACCCTGCCACCCGGCACCCGGGTGCGCGAAGTGGATCTTGCCGAGCGAATCGGTCTGAGCCGCACCCCCGTGCGCGAGGCGCTCAATCGCCTGCAGCTCGAGGGGCTCGTGGCCAACGACCCGGCCCGCGGCATGATCATCACCGAACTCGACCACGGCATGATCAGCGAGCTGTATGCCATGCGCGAGGTGCTCGAAGGCACCGCCGCCGGTCTTGCGGCCCGCCACGCCTCCGATGTCGAGATCGGCTTTCTGCGCGAGATCAGCGAGCGCGATGCCCAGCTCACCGAGGTTGCCGACCTGGTGAAGAACAACAAGCTGTTCCATGGCACCCTCTACCGCTGCGCGCATAACCGTTACTTGCTGAAGATGCTGCACACGCTCCAGGAGTCAATGATGCTGCTGGGACGCAGCACCCTGGCCAAGCCGGAGCGCCAGCAGATCGCACGCGCCGAGCACGGCGCCATCATCGATGCCTTGGTGCAGCGCGATCCCGCCGCCGCCGAGCAGCGGGCCCGCGAGCACATCCGCGAGGCCTACAAGGTTCGCCTCGGCGCCTTCTTCGACAGCGATCGCTAG
- the tcuA gene encoding FAD-dependent tricarballylate dehydrogenase TcuA, which translates to MPKSTNAPSLGSGDLVHHDVLVIGGGNAALCAALSAREQGASVLMLESAPKVWRGGNSIHTRNLRSMHTAPTDVLTDAYLEEEFFEDVWRVTGGKTNEALARMVIRASETCTDWMKGYGVRFQPSLGGTLHLGRTNAFFLGGGKALVNTYYHAAERLGVKVIYEAEAQQLVFDGKRFDHALVSIGGETHQVSAKAVVVASGGFESNQAWLEEAWGPVSRNFLIRGTRFNQGKMLRSLLDNGAKSIGDPTQGHAVAIDARSPKYDGGIVTRVDCVSLGIVVNRDGERFYDEGEDFWPKRYAIWGRLIARQPDQIGYSITDAKAVGRFMPSVFPPEQADTLEELALKLDLPVASLLKTVDEFNAAVQPGHFDHSVLDDCRTRGITPEKTHWAQRLDEPPFFGYPLRTGITFTYLGAEVDEKARMYMASGELADNVFLAGEIMAGNILGQGYVAGFGMTIGTVFGRIAGTEAGHYAST; encoded by the coding sequence ATGCCCAAATCCACGAACGCACCGTCACTTGGCTCCGGCGATCTCGTGCATCACGACGTGCTGGTGATCGGTGGCGGCAATGCGGCGCTGTGTGCCGCGCTGTCGGCGCGCGAGCAGGGTGCCAGTGTGTTGATGCTTGAGAGCGCGCCGAAGGTATGGCGTGGTGGCAACAGTATCCATACCCGCAACCTGCGCAGCATGCACACCGCACCCACCGATGTGCTGACCGACGCCTATCTGGAGGAGGAGTTCTTCGAGGATGTGTGGCGGGTCACCGGTGGCAAGACCAACGAAGCCCTGGCGCGCATGGTGATACGCGCCTCGGAAACCTGTACCGACTGGATGAAGGGCTACGGGGTGCGCTTTCAGCCCTCGCTTGGCGGGACGCTGCATCTGGGGCGTACCAACGCCTTCTTCCTGGGCGGCGGCAAGGCCCTGGTCAACACCTACTACCATGCCGCCGAGCGGCTGGGCGTGAAGGTGATCTACGAGGCCGAGGCACAGCAGCTTGTATTCGACGGCAAGCGTTTCGACCATGCCCTGGTGAGTATCGGAGGAGAGACCCATCAGGTCAGCGCCAAGGCGGTGGTGGTGGCCTCGGGCGGTTTCGAATCCAACCAGGCGTGGCTCGAGGAGGCCTGGGGGCCGGTATCGCGCAACTTCCTGATCCGCGGCACGCGCTTCAACCAGGGCAAGATGTTGCGCTCGCTGCTCGACAATGGCGCCAAGTCGATCGGCGATCCAACCCAGGGGCACGCCGTGGCCATCGATGCGCGATCGCCGAAATACGACGGTGGCATCGTCACCCGGGTCGACTGCGTGTCGCTTGGGATCGTCGTCAACCGTGACGGCGAGCGCTTCTACGATGAAGGCGAGGATTTCTGGCCCAAGCGCTACGCGATCTGGGGCCGCTTGATCGCTCGCCAGCCCGATCAGATCGGCTACTCGATCACCGATGCGAAAGCGGTGGGGCGCTTCATGCCCTCGGTCTTTCCGCCGGAGCAGGCCGACACCCTGGAGGAGCTGGCGCTCAAGCTCGACCTGCCGGTGGCCTCGCTGCTCAAGACCGTGGATGAGTTCAACGCCGCCGTGCAGCCCGGCCATTTCGATCACAGCGTGCTCGACGACTGCCGCACACGGGGCATCACGCCGGAGAAGACCCACTGGGCGCAGCGGCTCGACGAGCCGCCCTTCTTCGGCTATCCGCTGCGCACCGGCATCACCTTCACCTATCTCGGCGCCGAGGTCGACGAAAAGGCGAGGATGTACATGGCGAGCGGCGAGCTTGCCGACAACGTCTTTCTTGCCGGCGAGATCATGGCCGGCAACATTCTAGGCCAGGGCTATGTGGCCGGCTTCGGCATGACCATCGGCACGGTATTTGGACGTATCGCGGGAACAGAGGCAGGACACTATGCAAGTACCTGA
- the gshA gene encoding glutamate--cysteine ligase — protein sequence MFTLSEQLASVIAHLNGAARKGAFGRLRRGIEKEGLRVDAAGHIVQTPHPHALGSKLTHPYITTDYSEALLEYITPVYCRPRDAMVFLGDLHRFSYRHLGEELIWPASMPSRLSGNDSVPIADYGSSNVGIMKHTYRKGLDVRYGRIMQAIAGVHYNVSLPDNLWPLLRELDPLAPSREESSDGDYRSGRYFGLIRQFRRNSWLLMYLFGASPAIDRSFLEGKPTPDRLEAHGHETLVSRYATTLRMSGLGYQNKVQEQLKICFNSLSNYVGTLRHAISSPWPAYEALGVNVDDEWRQLNANILQIENEYYSDIRPKRVARHNETPSQALEARGVEYIEVRCLDLNPFLPLGVDERQMRFMDTFLMWCLLSESPWISDEECDHLDDNRRLVVERGRDPSLKLFIDGEQHSLASRGHAIFAELAEVAQLLDLLEEGAPHAEAIASLEAMLDDPDLTPSGRLLRRLEEGGSFRAKELTETMLELAREHAREFRTTPMDSARDALFRQLVETSRQQQGDIERANSETFSEFLDGYFTRAREPRAAPSV from the coding sequence GTGTTCACCTTGTCCGAGCAACTCGCGAGTGTCATCGCCCATCTCAATGGAGCGGCCCGCAAGGGAGCGTTTGGCCGTCTGCGCCGCGGGATCGAAAAGGAGGGGTTGCGCGTCGACGCTGCTGGGCACATCGTCCAGACCCCGCACCCGCATGCGCTGGGCTCGAAACTGACCCATCCCTATATCACCACCGACTACTCCGAAGCGCTGCTCGAATACATCACCCCGGTCTACTGCCGCCCTCGGGATGCGATGGTCTTTCTCGGCGATCTGCACCGCTTCAGCTATCGCCATCTTGGCGAGGAGCTGATCTGGCCCGCGAGCATGCCCTCGCGCCTCTCCGGCAACGACAGCGTGCCGATCGCCGACTACGGCAGCTCCAATGTGGGGATCATGAAGCACACCTACCGCAAGGGGCTCGACGTGCGCTACGGCCGCATCATGCAGGCCATCGCCGGGGTGCACTACAATGTCTCGCTGCCTGACAACCTCTGGCCGCTGCTGCGTGAGCTCGACCCCCTGGCGCCTTCACGCGAGGAGTCGAGCGATGGCGACTATCGCTCTGGGCGCTACTTCGGCCTGATCCGTCAGTTCCGCCGCAACAGCTGGCTGCTGATGTATCTGTTCGGCGCCTCGCCGGCCATCGACAGGAGCTTCCTGGAAGGCAAGCCGACTCCCGACAGGCTCGAGGCCCATGGTCACGAGACCCTGGTCTCGCGCTACGCCACGACCCTGCGCATGTCCGGTCTGGGGTACCAGAACAAGGTCCAGGAGCAGCTCAAGATCTGCTTCAATTCACTGTCGAACTATGTCGGCACCCTGCGCCACGCGATCAGCTCGCCCTGGCCGGCCTACGAGGCACTGGGCGTCAATGTGGACGATGAGTGGCGGCAGCTCAACGCCAATATCCTGCAGATCGAGAACGAGTACTACAGCGATATCCGCCCCAAGCGGGTGGCGCGCCACAACGAGACGCCCAGCCAGGCCCTCGAGGCGCGGGGCGTTGAATACATCGAGGTGCGCTGTCTCGACCTCAACCCCTTCCTGCCGTTGGGGGTCGACGAGCGGCAGATGCGCTTCATGGATACCTTCCTGATGTGGTGCCTGCTCTCCGAGAGCCCGTGGATCTCCGACGAGGAGTGTGACCACCTGGATGACAACCGTCGGCTGGTCGTCGAGCGCGGGCGCGACCCCTCGCTCAAGCTGTTCATCGACGGCGAGCAGCACTCGCTTGCCAGTCGTGGCCATGCGATCTTCGCCGAGCTGGCCGAGGTGGCGCAGCTGCTGGATCTGCTTGAGGAGGGGGCGCCCCACGCCGAGGCCATCGCCTCGCTCGAGGCGATGCTCGATGATCCCGACCTCACGCCGTCGGGCCGCCTGCTGCGTCGCCTCGAGGAGGGTGGCTCTTTCCGAGCCAAGGAGCTGACGGAGACAATGCTGGAGCTCGCCCGGGAGCATGCTCGGGAGTTTCGCACCACGCCCATGGATAGCGCTCGCGATGCGCTGTTCCGCCAGCTGGTCGAGACCTCGCGCCAGCAGCAGGGCGATATCGAACGGGCCAATAGCGAGACATTCAGCGAATTTCTCGATGGCTACTTTACCCGGGCGCGTGAACCGCGCGCCGCGCCGTCGGTCTGA
- the tcuB gene encoding tricarballylate utilization 4Fe-4S protein TcuB, with translation MQATETATQRSAAPGQGQRIDALIDEARHNMTICNACRYCEGFCPVFPAMERRRAFSPEDLKYLANLCHNCSECFYACQYAPPHEFAVNVPQSLSKLRTESYRQYAWPGPLARLFDRNGLVTALALAFGVTLLLLIAIALNGGLAPLVSNQHGGDFYALIPHNVMVITFGSVALFVLLALGMGSANFWRESGEGARALGDGKSWRQALAETFALRHLHGHGKVGCTYPDGYHSHARRYFHHFTFYGFMLSFAATVTGTIYHYVFGWVAPYELTSLPKLFGTLGGIGLLIGPAGLLYLKLKRDENTGDGKQLGMDVAFIALLWLTGATGLALMLFRETSALGLLLVIHLGVVMSLFVTMPYGKFVHGLYRLAAVYRNALESRRQGH, from the coding sequence GTGCAAGCAACTGAGACAGCCACGCAGCGCTCGGCGGCGCCTGGCCAGGGACAGCGCATCGATGCGCTGATCGATGAGGCGCGCCACAACATGACGATCTGCAATGCCTGCCGGTATTGCGAAGGGTTCTGCCCGGTATTTCCGGCCATGGAGCGTCGCCGCGCCTTCAGCCCGGAGGATCTCAAGTACCTGGCCAACCTGTGCCACAACTGCAGCGAGTGTTTCTACGCCTGCCAGTACGCGCCGCCGCATGAGTTCGCGGTCAATGTGCCGCAGTCGTTGTCCAAGCTGCGCACCGAGTCCTATCGTCAGTACGCCTGGCCCGGCCCTCTGGCCCGGTTGTTCGATCGCAATGGCCTGGTGACGGCACTGGCGCTGGCCTTTGGGGTGACACTGCTGTTGCTGATCGCCATTGCTCTGAATGGTGGGTTGGCACCGCTGGTCAGCAATCAGCATGGTGGTGACTTCTATGCTCTGATTCCGCATAACGTGATGGTGATCACCTTCGGCAGCGTGGCACTGTTCGTGCTGCTGGCGCTGGGGATGGGGTCCGCCAACTTCTGGCGCGAGAGCGGCGAGGGGGCCAGGGCGCTGGGCGATGGCAAGAGCTGGCGACAGGCGCTGGCCGAGACCTTCGCCCTGCGCCACCTGCATGGCCACGGCAAGGTGGGATGCACCTATCCCGATGGCTATCACTCCCATGCCAGGCGTTACTTCCACCACTTCACCTTCTACGGCTTCATGCTCAGCTTCGCCGCCACGGTGACCGGTACGATCTACCACTATGTGTTCGGCTGGGTGGCGCCCTATGAGCTGACAAGCCTGCCCAAGCTGTTCGGCACCCTGGGGGGCATCGGGCTTTTGATCGGCCCGGCGGGGCTGCTCTATCTCAAGCTCAAGCGTGACGAGAATACCGGCGATGGCAAACAGTTAGGCATGGACGTGGCTTTCATCGCGCTGCTGTGGTTGACCGGCGCCACCGGCCTTGCCCTGATGCTGTTTCGCGAGACCTCGGCGCTGGGGCTGCTGCTGGTGATTCACCTCGGTGTGGTGATGTCGCTGTTCGTCACCATGCCCTATGGCAAGTTCGTGCATGGCCTCTACCGGCTGGCGGCGGTCTACCGTAACGCGCTGGAGAGCCGTCGCCAGGGCCACTGA
- a CDS encoding disulfide bond formation protein B — protein MQASHKASPLQSLSARHWSLAGLAFCALMMGVALTLEHVAGLEPCPLCIFQRVAVLATAAVLAIAAIHNPRGWGRALYGTLGLLGVAGGIAVAWRHLWLQSLPADQVPSCGPGLNYMIEILPMRQVLTHVLSGSGECAEIDFLFLGISLPGWTLIGFVMLALAPLGLLVGAWRSHNRRAVAHPETP, from the coding sequence ATGCAGGCAAGCCACAAGGCGTCCCCCCTTCAGTCACTCTCCGCGCGACACTGGAGCCTGGCCGGGTTAGCATTCTGTGCATTGATGATGGGAGTGGCACTGACGCTCGAGCATGTTGCCGGCCTCGAGCCCTGCCCGTTGTGCATTTTCCAGCGGGTGGCGGTGCTCGCCACGGCAGCGGTGCTTGCGATCGCCGCGATCCACAATCCCAGAGGCTGGGGGAGAGCGCTTTACGGCACACTTGGCCTGTTGGGCGTGGCGGGCGGCATCGCGGTGGCCTGGCGCCATCTGTGGCTGCAGTCACTGCCTGCCGACCAGGTGCCGAGCTGCGGTCCCGGCCTGAATTACATGATCGAGATACTGCCCATGCGCCAGGTGCTGACGCATGTGCTCTCCGGCTCCGGGGAGTGCGCCGAGATCGATTTCCTGTTTCTCGGCATCTCGCTGCCCGGCTGGACGCTGATCGGATTCGTGATGCTGGCACTGGCGCCGCTGGGCCTGCTCGTAGGTGCCTGGCGTTCGCACAATCGCCGGGCGGTGGCTCATCCAGAGACGCCTTGA
- a CDS encoding Tex family protein produces MDAHAKIIARLAEELSSSSSQAVRPQQVAATVELLDGGATVPFISRYRKEVTGALDDTQLRLLDERLRYLRELEERRLAVLAAIDEQGKLGDELKGLILAADSKQRLEDLYLPYKKKRRTKAQIAREAGLEPLADALLNDPALDPEREAQAYLRPAEEEIPAIEDAKAALDGAKQILMERFAEDAELVGRLRERLWEEGELSARMIDGKQQEGAKFSDYFEHDERLAKTPSHRALAMFRGRNEGVLALAIRLPGEEEAPIHPGEVAIARHVGIQDHGRVADRWLKEVVRWTWRVKLYTHLETELMGRLRERAEGEAIDVFAANLKDLLLAAPAGPKATLALDPGLRTGCKVAVVDATGQFLEHATLYPHAPHNRWDESLAVLGKLVEKHGVELIAVGNGTASRETDKLAGELIKQVAPRVAPRKLAKVMVSEAGASVYSASEYASREFPDLDVTIRGAVSIARRLQDPLAELVKIEPKSIGVGQYQHDVSQLQLSRSLETVIEDCVNAVGVDLNTASPALLSRVSGLNVTLAENIVAQRNAQGAFRNRRALLEVSRLGPKTFEQCAGFLRIMGGDNPLDGSAVHPEAYPLVERIAGERKREVASLIGDSATVKAIKPADYVDDSFGVPTITDILKELDKPGRDPRPEFKAAEFREGVETLKDLEPGMLLEGTVSNVTPFGAFVDIGVHQDGLVHISALSDKFVEDPRSVVKAGDIVKVKVMSVDVARARIGLTMRLDDPLGDSRQRSPRSDKGAHPGGKPARRQSRGQSQGQGLQEPAPVGALGAALLQARRKDK; encoded by the coding sequence ATGGACGCCCACGCCAAGATCATTGCCCGCCTCGCCGAGGAACTCTCCTCAAGCTCTTCTCAAGCCGTTCGCCCCCAGCAGGTGGCGGCCACCGTCGAGCTGCTCGATGGCGGCGCCACCGTGCCCTTCATCTCCCGCTACCGCAAGGAGGTGACCGGTGCGCTCGACGACACGCAACTGCGTTTGCTTGACGAGAGGCTGCGCTACCTGCGCGAACTCGAGGAGCGGCGCCTGGCGGTGCTCGCCGCCATCGACGAGCAGGGTAAGCTCGGCGACGAATTGAAAGGGCTGATCCTCGCCGCCGACTCAAAGCAGCGCCTCGAGGATCTTTACCTCCCCTACAAGAAGAAGCGCCGCACCAAGGCGCAGATCGCTCGCGAGGCGGGGCTCGAGCCGCTGGCCGATGCGTTGCTCAATGATCCTGCACTCGACCCCGAGCGCGAGGCCCAGGCCTATCTACGCCCCGCCGAGGAGGAGATTCCCGCCATTGAGGATGCCAAGGCGGCGCTCGACGGCGCCAAGCAGATCCTCATGGAGCGCTTCGCCGAGGATGCCGAGCTGGTCGGTCGTCTGCGTGAGCGGCTGTGGGAGGAGGGGGAGCTCAGCGCTCGGATGATCGACGGCAAGCAGCAGGAGGGCGCCAAGTTCTCCGACTACTTCGAACACGACGAGCGGCTGGCCAAGACGCCATCGCACCGAGCCCTGGCGATGTTTCGTGGACGCAACGAGGGGGTGCTGGCGCTCGCCATCCGCCTGCCGGGAGAGGAGGAGGCACCGATCCACCCCGGCGAGGTAGCCATTGCCCGGCATGTGGGCATCCAGGATCACGGGCGCGTCGCCGATCGCTGGCTCAAGGAGGTGGTGCGCTGGACCTGGAGGGTCAAGCTCTATACGCACCTTGAAACCGAGCTGATGGGACGCCTGCGCGAGCGCGCCGAGGGTGAGGCGATCGACGTCTTTGCCGCCAACCTCAAGGATCTGCTGCTTGCCGCACCGGCCGGCCCCAAGGCGACCCTGGCGCTCGACCCCGGGCTGCGCACCGGCTGCAAGGTGGCGGTGGTCGATGCCACCGGCCAATTCCTGGAGCACGCCACCCTCTATCCCCATGCGCCCCACAACCGCTGGGACGAATCGCTGGCAGTGCTCGGCAAGCTGGTGGAGAAGCACGGCGTCGAGCTGATCGCGGTGGGCAATGGCACCGCCAGCCGCGAGACCGACAAGCTTGCCGGCGAGCTGATCAAGCAAGTGGCGCCGCGCGTCGCACCGCGCAAGTTGGCCAAGGTGATGGTCAGCGAGGCGGGCGCTTCGGTCTACTCCGCCTCGGAGTATGCCTCACGCGAATTTCCCGATCTCGACGTCACCATTCGTGGCGCGGTATCGATCGCCCGGCGTCTTCAGGACCCGCTCGCCGAGTTGGTCAAGATCGAGCCGAAGTCGATCGGCGTCGGCCAGTACCAGCACGACGTCTCGCAGCTGCAGCTGTCGCGCAGCCTCGAGACGGTGATCGAGGATTGCGTCAACGCCGTGGGGGTGGACCTGAACACCGCTTCGCCGGCGCTGCTGTCGCGTGTCTCGGGGCTCAACGTGACGCTGGCCGAGAACATCGTGGCGCAGCGCAACGCGCAGGGGGCCTTCCGCAATCGCCGCGCACTGCTCGAGGTGAGTCGTCTGGGGCCCAAGACCTTCGAGCAGTGTGCCGGCTTCCTGCGCATCATGGGCGGCGACAACCCGCTCGACGGTAGCGCCGTGCACCCCGAAGCCTACCCCCTGGTGGAGCGCATCGCCGGTGAGCGAAAGCGCGAGGTGGCGAGCCTGATCGGTGACAGCGCCACCGTGAAGGCGATCAAGCCGGCCGACTACGTCGACGACAGCTTCGGCGTGCCGACCATCACCGACATTCTCAAGGAGCTCGACAAGCCGGGGCGCGATCCGCGTCCCGAGTTCAAGGCTGCCGAATTCCGCGAAGGGGTCGAGACGCTCAAGGATCTCGAGCCCGGCATGCTGCTAGAGGGCACCGTGAGCAATGTCACCCCCTTTGGCGCCTTCGTCGATATCGGCGTGCATCAGGATGGCCTGGTGCATATCTCGGCGCTTTCAGACAAGTTCGTCGAGGATCCGCGCAGCGTCGTCAAGGCCGGCGATATCGTCAAGGTCAAGGTGATGAGCGTGGATGTGGCGCGTGCCCGCATTGGCCTCACCATGCGCCTTGACGACCCGCTGGGCGACTCCCGCCAGCGCAGTCCGCGCAGCGACAAGGGAGCACACCCCGGCGGCAAGCCAGCGCGTCGCCAATCGCGAGGCCAGTCCCAGGGCCAGGGTCTTCAGGAGCCGGCACCAGTCGGGGCATTGGGTGCGGCGCTGCTGCAGGCACGCCGCAAGGACAAATGA
- the rsd gene encoding sigma D regulator: MLENCKTALERWGGVHELIDRWLDQRREMLVDFVELQEACDTDLEAVSKARIDAFSELLMDYISAGHFEIYPQLREEAKAFNDNEALLVAGQLLERLEMSTELVLSFDADYSTPVRCEHYLTRLPAWLERLAKGLTERFALEDQLIGRLHAAHSPPPGAQSAPSAVT, from the coding sequence ATGCTTGAGAATTGCAAGACAGCCCTGGAACGCTGGGGTGGTGTGCACGAACTGATCGACCGCTGGCTGGATCAGCGCCGCGAGATGCTCGTCGACTTCGTCGAGCTTCAGGAGGCATGCGACACGGATCTGGAGGCGGTGAGCAAGGCACGCATCGACGCCTTCAGCGAGTTGTTGATGGATTACATCAGTGCGGGTCATTTCGAGATCTATCCACAGTTGCGCGAGGAGGCCAAGGCCTTCAACGACAACGAGGCACTGCTGGTGGCCGGTCAGTTGCTCGAGCGGCTCGAGATGTCCACCGAGCTGGTGCTCTCCTTCGATGCCGATTACTCCACTCCCGTGCGCTGCGAGCACTACCTGACTCGACTGCCGGCCTGGCTCGAGCGTCTCGCCAAGGGGCTGACGGAGCGTTTTGCCCTGGAAGACCAGCTGATCGGGCGCCTGCATGCGGCGCATTCGCCGCCGCCCGGCGCTCAATCCGCCCCCAGCGCAGTGACGTGA
- a CDS encoding aldehyde dehydrogenase, whose protein sequence is MVKIYQLRIGNEWRDASDGGNFPAINPLDQRIWAHLPQATQLDVDAAVAEARRAFDEGWGASAGLMRATLLHRLADLLEADAERMARLETTDNGKVIRETRVQMRFAARNYRYFAGWADKLHGESIPLDRPELVDFTTREPRGVAALVTSWNSPMAILANKLAPALAAGCTVVIKPSEMASVTTLEFAALCEQAGFPAGVINVVTGDGAVGATLTSHRDIDLISFTGGSATGRAISRVAADNLTPVTLELGGKSANIIFADANLEQAVTGAVAGIFAAAGQTCIAGSRLLVQREIYDQVAEAVCKRAAAIRLGDPLNEATEMGPVATQAQHRNVLAFIERARQQGARLRVGGGVPQGEAFAQGCFVEPTVFVDVAPHSELAQEEIFGPVLAVIPFDDEAEAIEIANGTAYGLVAGLWTQNLSRVHRVAKRLKVGGIWVNTYRTSAAQAPFGGVKASGIGRERGLRALDEYLEVKNLMIDLSEEDRDPFAIRT, encoded by the coding sequence GTGGTCAAGATCTATCAACTGCGTATCGGCAATGAGTGGCGTGACGCTTCCGATGGCGGCAACTTCCCCGCCATCAATCCGCTCGACCAACGTATATGGGCCCACCTGCCGCAGGCGACACAGCTCGATGTCGATGCGGCGGTGGCCGAAGCGCGCCGGGCCTTCGACGAGGGCTGGGGTGCCAGTGCCGGCTTGATGCGCGCGACGTTACTCCATCGTCTGGCGGACCTACTCGAAGCAGATGCCGAACGCATGGCCCGGCTCGAAACCACCGACAACGGCAAGGTGATACGCGAAACACGAGTACAGATGCGCTTTGCCGCACGCAACTATCGCTATTTTGCCGGCTGGGCCGACAAGCTGCATGGCGAGAGCATTCCCCTGGATCGTCCGGAGCTGGTCGATTTCACCACTCGCGAGCCCAGGGGCGTGGCGGCATTGGTGACCTCTTGGAACTCGCCGATGGCGATTCTCGCCAACAAGCTGGCACCGGCACTGGCCGCGGGCTGCACGGTGGTGATCAAGCCCTCGGAGATGGCCAGCGTGACCACGCTTGAATTTGCGGCGCTGTGCGAACAGGCCGGCTTTCCCGCCGGCGTGATCAACGTGGTGACCGGCGACGGCGCGGTGGGGGCGACACTTACTTCACACCGCGATATCGACCTCATCAGCTTTACCGGCGGCAGCGCCACGGGCCGCGCGATCTCGCGGGTGGCGGCCGACAACCTTACTCCGGTGACCCTCGAGCTGGGTGGCAAGTCGGCCAATATCATATTCGCCGATGCCAATCTCGAGCAGGCCGTGACCGGGGCCGTGGCGGGCATTTTCGCCGCGGCGGGGCAGACCTGCATCGCCGGCTCGCGCCTGTTGGTACAGCGCGAGATCTACGACCAGGTAGCGGAGGCGGTGTGCAAGCGTGCCGCGGCGATCCGGCTCGGAGATCCGTTGAACGAGGCCACTGAGATGGGACCGGTGGCGACCCAGGCGCAGCATCGCAACGTGCTTGCCTTCATCGAGCGGGCAAGGCAACAGGGCGCCCGGTTGCGTGTCGGTGGCGGCGTGCCGCAGGGGGAGGCGTTCGCTCAGGGGTGCTTCGTCGAGCCCACCGTATTCGTCGACGTGGCGCCACACAGCGAGCTTGCCCAGGAGGAGATCTTCGGCCCGGTACTGGCGGTGATCCCCTTCGACGACGAGGCCGAGGCGATCGAGATTGCCAACGGCACCGCTTATGGCCTGGTGGCGGGCCTCTGGACCCAGAACCTGAGTCGTGTGCACCGTGTGGCCAAGCGGCTCAAAGTGGGCGGGATATGGGTCAATACCTACCGCACCAGCGCGGCCCAGGCACCTTTCGGCGGCGTCAAGGCCAGCGGCATCGGCCGCGAGCGTGGCCTGCGAGCCTTGGATGAATACCTGGAGGTGAAGAACCTGATGATCGACCTCTCGGAGGAGGACCGCGACCCCTTCGCGATCCGTACCTGA